A window of Parasynechococcus marenigrum WH 8102 contains these coding sequences:
- a CDS encoding J domain-containing protein: MADPYAELGVSSSASAAEIKAAYRRLVKQHHPDAGGDDQRMLALNAAWEVLGDPERRRAHDRTRIPASSDGGTAARDRRRAATEHDRAVEADDALVRWLRQVYGPIDRLLGEVINPFPKELKALSADPYDDALMEDFCSYLESSGRRLERVKDLFQSLPTPAAARGFGLSVYHCFSEVEDALAELERYTMGYVDNYLHDGREMLLEAKQRRKRLQDERRRLEIA, translated from the coding sequence ATGGCCGATCCCTACGCCGAGCTTGGGGTGAGCAGCAGCGCCAGCGCTGCTGAGATCAAGGCCGCCTATCGACGCCTGGTGAAGCAACACCACCCCGATGCCGGTGGCGATGACCAGCGCATGCTCGCCCTCAATGCCGCCTGGGAGGTGCTCGGTGATCCCGAGCGGCGCCGAGCCCACGATCGAACCAGGATTCCCGCCTCATCAGACGGTGGAACAGCAGCCCGGGATCGACGCCGGGCGGCAACGGAGCATGACCGCGCCGTGGAGGCCGATGACGCCCTCGTGCGCTGGTTGCGACAGGTGTATGGCCCCATCGATCGGCTTCTCGGTGAGGTGATCAATCCCTTCCCCAAAGAGCTCAAAGCCCTCTCTGCAGACCCCTACGACGACGCACTGATGGAGGATTTCTGCAGCTATCTGGAGAGCAGCGGCCGTCGTCTGGAGCGGGTGAAGGACCTATTCCAGAGTCTGCCCACCCCTGCAGCGGCCCGCGGGTTCGGGTTGAGCGTGTATCACTGCTTCTCGGAGGTGGAGGACGCCCTGGCGGAGCTGGAGCGCTACACCATGGGCTATGTGGACAATTACCTCCACGACGGTCGGGAGATGTTGCTGGAAGCCAAGCAGCGGCGCAAGCGCTTGCAGGATGAGCGCCGTCGCCTGGAGATCGCGTGA
- a CDS encoding lipid-A-disaccharide synthase-related protein, translated as MGQILLLSNGHGEDVSGALIGQALRSMGHSVQALPLAGLGSPYQQAGIPLLGRSHEFSTGGIGYTSLRGRLTELVQGQILYLLRRLLRLLRHGHRFDLIVVVGDVIPVIAAWLTRRPVATYLVAYSSHYEGRLRLPWPCGELLATRRFKAVFSRDQLTADDLTDQLQRPVQFIGNPFMDPVLTPDDALPTARRRIGLLPGSRRPELEENLLLLLQLIEQLPRDADLSLDLALVSSLEDAALQTLAGRVGWHLERGVLSREGTLPLKVQRGAFQAVLQHSDLIIGMAGTAIEQAVGLAKPALQLPGKGPQFTARFAEAQRRLLGPTVFCAPGKAASRDNIEATAALALDLLERSRNDHELQEQCRREASRRLGTSGGGTRMAAAISDLLP; from the coding sequence ATGGGACAGATCCTGCTGCTCAGCAATGGTCACGGTGAGGACGTCTCCGGTGCCCTAATCGGCCAGGCCCTGCGATCCATGGGGCACAGCGTGCAGGCCTTGCCACTGGCGGGGCTGGGCAGTCCCTACCAACAGGCCGGGATACCCCTGCTGGGACGCAGCCATGAATTCAGCACCGGAGGCATCGGCTACACCAGCCTGCGCGGCCGGCTGACGGAACTGGTTCAAGGGCAGATCCTTTACTTGTTGCGGCGCCTGCTGCGTCTGCTGCGCCACGGTCATCGCTTTGATCTGATTGTGGTGGTGGGGGATGTGATCCCGGTGATCGCCGCCTGGCTAACCCGCCGGCCGGTGGCCACCTATCTCGTGGCTTACTCAAGCCACTACGAGGGACGGCTGCGCTTGCCCTGGCCCTGCGGCGAACTGCTCGCCACCCGTCGTTTCAAAGCGGTGTTCAGCCGGGATCAGCTCACGGCGGACGACCTCACAGACCAGCTGCAACGCCCGGTGCAGTTCATTGGCAACCCTTTCATGGACCCGGTGCTGACGCCGGATGATGCGTTGCCAACCGCCCGTCGCCGCATCGGACTGCTGCCCGGCAGTCGCCGGCCGGAACTGGAGGAGAACCTACTGCTGCTGTTGCAACTGATCGAGCAGCTCCCCCGCGATGCGGATCTGAGCCTGGATCTGGCCCTGGTCTCCAGCCTTGAGGATGCGGCACTGCAGACCCTGGCCGGCCGCGTTGGCTGGCATCTGGAGCGAGGGGTCCTCAGCCGAGAGGGAACGCTGCCGCTGAAAGTGCAGCGAGGGGCTTTTCAAGCCGTGCTTCAGCACAGCGATCTGATCATCGGCATGGCTGGCACAGCGATCGAACAGGCCGTGGGTCTCGCCAAACCAGCCCTGCAACTCCCGGGCAAGGGCCCCCAGTTCACCGCCCGATTCGCGGAAGCCCAGCGCCGCTTGCTGGGGCCGACCGTCTTCTGTGCCCCCGGCAAGGCCGCTTCCCGCGACAATATCGAAGCCACGGCCGCTCTGGCGCTGGACTTGCTGGAACGCTCCCGCAATGATCACGAGCTGCAGGAGCAGTGCCGACGGGAGGCCAGCCGTCGCCTCGGAACGTCGGGAGGTGGCACAAGAATGGCCGCAGCCATCAGCGACCTCCTGCCATGA
- a CDS encoding iron uptake porin, with protein MKLFQQLLVAPAALGLLASGANAADLNINGVSDYAASEEQVTSITQFSDVYPTDWAYQALANLIERYGCVAGYPNGTFAGNRAMTRYEAAALLNACLDRITEVTDELRRLIKEFETELAVIRGRVDGLEARVGELAATQFSTTTKLKGKATFVTGAINSEDDADKSVYDALSFSYDLRLGLKTSFTGKDLLFTRLRGGNMKDGSAFSGGLRKLDVSGMSGNTMEIDRLYYRFPVAKGLTAIAGPLARNTESLGMKPTAYKVKTLNMFGGHWGTPGVYNKETGGLVGLIWKQKVAKGKPKFTAAVNYVADAGEAENSDPTAGGMFGSNSRANTTAQIGYGSKKWGLAFGYRYGQCKAGFGTGFYKAQDCVKGTDVYSNNFAFNGFWKPAETGLIPSISAGYGFSSLEGSDVETLASWMVGFQWDKIADTSHKLAVGFGAPQYVVSQKGDDPDAPELAFEASLKLKVAKKVSVIPAVFYLPEQSQGVDDASQWGGVVQTVFKF; from the coding sequence ATGAAACTCTTCCAGCAACTGCTGGTTGCGCCTGCCGCCCTGGGCCTCCTGGCCTCCGGCGCCAACGCAGCCGACCTGAACATCAACGGTGTGTCCGACTACGCGGCATCCGAAGAGCAGGTCACCAGCATCACCCAGTTCTCCGACGTCTACCCGACTGACTGGGCCTACCAGGCTCTCGCCAACCTGATCGAACGTTACGGCTGCGTCGCCGGCTACCCCAACGGTACTTTCGCTGGCAACCGGGCCATGACCCGCTACGAAGCGGCTGCCCTGCTGAACGCTTGCCTCGACCGCATCACCGAGGTGACCGACGAGCTGCGTCGTCTGATCAAAGAATTCGAAACCGAGCTGGCTGTGATCCGCGGGCGCGTGGATGGTCTGGAAGCTCGCGTCGGCGAACTGGCGGCCACTCAGTTCTCCACCACCACAAAGCTGAAAGGTAAGGCCACCTTCGTTACAGGTGCCATTAATTCTGAGGACGACGCAGATAAATCTGTCTATGACGCACTGAGTTTCTCTTACGATCTCCGCTTGGGTCTTAAGACCTCTTTCACCGGTAAAGATCTGCTCTTCACCCGCCTGCGCGGCGGCAACATGAAGGATGGATCTGCTTTCTCCGGCGGACTGCGCAAGTTGGATGTTTCTGGAATGTCTGGAAACACCATGGAAATTGATCGTCTCTACTATCGTTTTCCTGTTGCAAAAGGCCTGACCGCCATCGCGGGTCCTCTGGCTCGGAATACTGAAAGCTTGGGTATGAAACCTACAGCTTACAAAGTGAAGACCCTCAACATGTTTGGTGGTCACTGGGGTACTCCCGGCGTCTACAACAAGGAAACCGGCGGTTTGGTTGGCTTGATCTGGAAGCAGAAAGTAGCTAAAGGCAAACCCAAGTTCACTGCGGCTGTGAACTACGTCGCCGATGCCGGAGAAGCCGAGAACAGTGATCCCACAGCAGGTGGCATGTTCGGCTCTAATTCACGTGCCAACACAACTGCTCAGATCGGTTACGGATCTAAAAAGTGGGGTCTTGCTTTCGGTTATCGCTACGGACAGTGCAAGGCAGGTTTTGGAACTGGCTTCTATAAGGCTCAGGATTGCGTCAAAGGCACTGACGTTTACTCCAATAACTTTGCTTTCAACGGCTTCTGGAAACCTGCTGAGACTGGCCTGATTCCCTCAATCAGCGCTGGTTATGGATTCTCCAGCTTGGAGGGTTCTGACGTTGAAACACTGGCTAGTTGGATGGTTGGCTTCCAGTGGGACAAGATTGCAGACACAAGTCACAAGCTTGCTGTCGGTTTCGGTGCCCCTCAGTACGTTGTTTCTCAGAAGGGAGATGACCCTGATGCTCCTGAACTTGCTTTCGAAGCTTCCCTCAAGCTGAAGGTTGCTAAAAAAGTATCTGTCATTCCAGCAGTCTTCTACCTGCCTGAGCAGTCTCAGGGTGTGGATGATGCGTCCCAGTGGGGTGGCGTCGTTCAGACCGTCTTTAAGTTCTGA
- a CDS encoding iron uptake porin produces MKLLQHLLVAPAALTFLIAPLSAQAADLNIDSVADYSATLDLEQAKQLLQQVTSVNQFNDVYPTDWAYQALVRLVKTYGCVAGYPNGSFRGYIPITRYEAAALLASCLDRVTEMTEEVEQLLKEFESELNFVAGSIMLLEDRVGSLEASQFSTTTKLKGKTTFTMGSTKAYGTNDGSKYYWNYDRKHQIVEIDGRESPLGSTQNSRSWQRTREAWRAVHNRDGSLKEKDGKRGTEIIKGTKLEKHYKDIRSRKFRDHKSWKKDATGGGTRAYNSQYGAFTFNYEQKLNLKTSFTGKDLLYASFTAGNFCDNAFAGDGVSLTKLSTAPCTEDILGLGRLYYRFPLKNDELIDHSLIFIVGPMARNTESLGMWPSAYNRGGARILDWTGLAGVPNVYNKATGAMFGVIYKEKTENKGDPAFSVSMNYLAEDGGDGDPVLGGMFTNNSRGNFLVQAGWGGEEYGVAFAYRYGQCGTGQRRGTNFMMDDSFNNECWRDVWNWTEEDLYQGDYIAERSERNSHNFALNGYWVPQETGWIPSVSVGYARSAITGSGFFKYSPVASQSWFVGVKWDDVFDVGNDLGVGFGMPNFATELAGGYSPNDANYLVELYASFQVTDNIQITPSVFWMSRPLGHYTANLSGDQDQNGASTFGIFGGLIQSVFRF; encoded by the coding sequence ATGAAACTGCTCCAGCACCTTTTGGTCGCTCCAGCAGCGCTGACTTTTTTGATTGCTCCCCTTTCGGCACAAGCTGCGGACCTCAACATTGACTCGGTTGCGGATTACTCTGCAACCCTCGATCTTGAACAGGCCAAGCAACTGCTGCAGCAGGTCACCAGTGTTAATCAGTTCAATGATGTATACCCAACGGATTGGGCTTATCAGGCCCTGGTGAGGTTAGTGAAAACCTATGGCTGTGTGGCTGGTTATCCGAACGGCAGCTTCCGCGGCTACATCCCAATCACGCGTTATGAAGCGGCGGCGTTGTTGGCCTCCTGTCTCGATCGTGTCACAGAGATGACCGAAGAGGTGGAGCAGCTGCTGAAGGAATTTGAATCTGAACTCAACTTCGTGGCGGGCAGCATCATGCTGCTGGAGGACCGCGTTGGATCCCTCGAAGCCAGTCAGTTTTCAACCACGACAAAGTTGAAGGGCAAGACCACCTTCACCATGGGTTCCACCAAGGCCTATGGCACGAACGATGGATCCAAGTATTACTGGAATTACGATAGGAAACACCAGATTGTTGAAATTGACGGTCGTGAGTCACCCCTGGGCTCTACGCAGAACAGTCGCTCCTGGCAGAGGACCCGTGAAGCCTGGCGAGCCGTTCACAACCGCGATGGTTCGCTGAAGGAAAAAGACGGCAAACGCGGTACTGAGATCATCAAGGGAACTAAGCTCGAGAAGCACTACAAAGACATTCGTTCTCGTAAATTCCGAGATCACAAATCCTGGAAAAAGGATGCCACAGGAGGTGGTACCCGCGCCTACAACAGTCAATACGGGGCCTTTACCTTTAACTACGAGCAAAAGCTGAACCTGAAGACCTCATTCACCGGAAAGGATCTCCTCTACGCAAGTTTCACGGCAGGCAACTTCTGCGACAATGCCTTTGCTGGCGACGGTGTGTCTCTGACAAAACTAAGCACCGCCCCTTGTACTGAAGATATTCTCGGTTTAGGGCGTTTGTATTACCGCTTCCCCCTGAAGAATGATGAACTGATCGATCACTCGCTGATCTTCATTGTTGGTCCAATGGCGAGAAACACTGAGAGCCTGGGGATGTGGCCGTCGGCCTACAACCGTGGCGGAGCTCGCATCCTTGATTGGACCGGACTGGCTGGCGTGCCGAATGTCTACAACAAGGCCACAGGTGCGATGTTCGGTGTGATTTATAAGGAGAAGACTGAAAACAAGGGAGATCCGGCGTTCTCGGTCTCGATGAACTACTTGGCAGAGGACGGTGGTGATGGTGATCCGGTGCTTGGCGGCATGTTCACCAACAATTCCCGCGGCAATTTCCTCGTCCAGGCCGGTTGGGGCGGCGAGGAATATGGTGTCGCCTTCGCGTATCGCTACGGCCAGTGCGGCACTGGCCAGCGCCGTGGAACCAATTTCATGATGGATGATTCATTCAACAACGAATGCTGGCGTGATGTTTGGAACTGGACGGAAGAAGATCTTTATCAAGGCGATTACATCGCTGAACGCAGTGAGCGCAACAGCCACAACTTCGCTCTGAACGGGTATTGGGTCCCCCAGGAAACCGGATGGATTCCCTCCGTCTCTGTCGGCTATGCCCGCAGTGCGATCACGGGTTCGGGATTCTTCAAGTACTCCCCTGTGGCCAGCCAGTCCTGGTTTGTCGGCGTCAAATGGGATGACGTGTTCGATGTCGGCAACGACCTTGGTGTCGGCTTCGGTATGCCCAACTTCGCGACTGAGCTGGCCGGTGGCTATTCCCCAAATGATGCCAATTACCTCGTGGAGCTCTACGCCTCCTTCCAGGTCACCGACAACATTCAGATCACGCCATCGGTGTTCTGGATGTCACGTCCTCTGGGTCACTACACCGCCAACCTCAGCGGTGATCAGGATCAGAACGGTGCATCGACCTTCGGCATCTTTGGTGGTTTGATTCAGTCGGTCTTCCGGTTCTGA
- a CDS encoding NAD(P)H-quinone oxidoreductase subunit O produces MAETDSKAPAKAKPAALRKGALVKVNRSAYNDSLEAAASDPTAPDYIFEGPGELLLVKGDYGQVRWNRPVPDVWLRMDQLESCG; encoded by the coding sequence ATGGCCGAAACCGACAGCAAGGCCCCCGCCAAGGCCAAACCGGCGGCCCTGCGCAAGGGCGCCCTGGTGAAAGTGAACCGTTCGGCTTACAACGACAGTCTTGAGGCGGCCGCCAGCGACCCCACTGCACCGGATTACATCTTCGAGGGTCCTGGGGAGCTGCTGCTGGTGAAAGGTGACTACGGCCAGGTGCGTTGGAACCGGCCCGTACCGGATGTCTGGCTGCGGATGGATCAGTTGGAATCCTGCGGCTGA
- the cysK gene encoding cysteine synthase A gives MAIASDITSLIGGTPLVRLNRLPLQSGCGADVIAKLESFNPSASVKDRIASAMVLAAEQEGTIQPGRTVLVEPTSGNTGIALAMVAAARGYRLILTMPDTMSTERRSMLRAYGAELQLTDGAQGMAGAIALANELVEEIPEAYLLQQFDNPANPAVHERTTAEEIWHDCDGHLDALVAGVGTGGTITGCARLLKQRNPQLQVVAVEPAGSAVLSGRPPGAHRIQGIGAGFVPAVLERDLIDEVMTVSDEEAMDVGRRLARQEGLLCGVSSGAAVAAALRLGQRSEWQGRRVLVMLASYGERYLSTPMFSGVASSPARQDPML, from the coding sequence ATGGCCATTGCCTCCGATATCACCAGCCTGATCGGAGGCACACCCCTGGTTCGTCTCAACCGCCTGCCGTTGCAGTCCGGCTGCGGGGCAGATGTGATCGCCAAGTTGGAAAGCTTCAACCCTTCGGCGTCGGTGAAGGATCGAATCGCCAGCGCCATGGTGCTGGCGGCGGAGCAGGAGGGAACGATTCAACCGGGGCGAACGGTGCTGGTGGAGCCCACCAGCGGCAACACCGGCATTGCGCTGGCAATGGTCGCGGCTGCCCGGGGCTACCGGCTCATCCTCACCATGCCGGACACGATGAGCACGGAACGCCGTTCGATGCTGCGTGCCTACGGAGCTGAGCTGCAGCTCACCGACGGTGCTCAGGGCATGGCCGGAGCGATTGCTCTCGCCAATGAATTGGTTGAGGAAATCCCGGAGGCTTATCTGCTGCAGCAGTTCGACAACCCCGCCAATCCTGCGGTGCATGAACGCACCACCGCTGAAGAGATCTGGCACGACTGCGACGGCCACCTGGACGCCCTGGTGGCTGGCGTCGGCACCGGCGGCACCATCACCGGCTGTGCTCGTTTGCTGAAGCAGCGCAATCCTCAACTGCAGGTGGTGGCGGTGGAGCCGGCGGGTAGTGCTGTGCTGTCGGGCAGGCCGCCGGGTGCGCATCGCATTCAGGGCATCGGTGCGGGGTTCGTTCCCGCTGTGCTTGAGCGTGATCTGATCGATGAGGTGATGACCGTTTCGGATGAGGAGGCGATGGATGTGGGCCGTCGTCTGGCGCGGCAGGAGGGTCTGCTTTGCGGCGTCAGCAGCGGTGCTGCGGTGGCTGCGGCTCTGCGGCTTGGTCAACGCTCCGAGTGGCAGGGGCGGCGCGTGCTGGTGATGCTGGCCAGTTACGGCGAGCGGTATCTGTCCACACCGATGTTCAGTGGCGTTGCGTCTTCGCCGGCACGTCAGGACCCGATGCTGTGA
- a CDS encoding tetratricopeptide repeat protein, with translation MESSQENLFDQAMARYQAGASAAEILPDFLKITEIAPRQAAGWTCLAWLQLLCDQPEEALRSARFAVKLSPQDPQARINLSLALLETDSKGVRDQIQMVQQVLTMAPQISDDLKGALEDGLVRRPGWKALEKVKSWLNL, from the coding sequence ATGGAGTCCAGCCAGGAGAACCTGTTCGACCAGGCCATGGCCCGCTACCAGGCCGGAGCCAGCGCCGCCGAGATCCTGCCCGACTTCCTCAAGATCACTGAAATCGCTCCTCGCCAGGCGGCGGGCTGGACCTGCCTGGCCTGGTTGCAGCTGCTCTGCGACCAACCCGAAGAAGCCCTGCGGTCAGCCCGGTTCGCGGTGAAGCTCAGTCCCCAGGATCCCCAGGCCCGTATCAACCTCAGCCTGGCACTGCTGGAGACGGATTCCAAGGGTGTGCGCGATCAGATCCAGATGGTGCAGCAGGTGCTGACCATGGCCCCCCAGATTTCCGATGACCTCAAAGGGGCTCTCGAGGACGGCCTGGTGCGGCGCCCGGGCTGGAAAGCGCTCGAAAAAGTGAAGTCCTGGCTGAACCTCTGA
- a CDS encoding TIGR01777 family oxidoreductase codes for MRLLLLGCTGFVGKELVPQLIQSGHQLTLVSRRLPRGYDAERSDGRLTWLQLDPAQAASWQDSSLQGALSDADGVVNLAGEPIAEQRWTAAHLKILENSRLETTRLLVEAMADLKTPPQVLVNASAIGFYGTSREACFQESSAAGSDFLASLCERWESAAAAVPTGTRLVTVRIGIVIAAGGGALGKMLPVFRAGFGGPIGSGQQWMSWIHRSDLCALIQRGLEDPTWTGVVNGVAPQPVSMNEFARELGRSLGRPSLLPVPGPVLQVLLGDGAKVVLEGQQVQSERLDSLGFSFRYPDLSSALAAATS; via the coding sequence ATGCGACTGCTGCTGCTGGGATGCACTGGATTTGTGGGCAAGGAGCTGGTTCCCCAGTTGATCCAGTCCGGCCATCAGCTCACCCTGGTCAGCCGTCGCCTGCCCAGGGGTTACGACGCTGAACGGAGCGATGGTCGCTTGACCTGGCTGCAGCTTGACCCGGCACAGGCCGCCAGCTGGCAGGACTCTTCCCTTCAAGGCGCCCTCAGTGATGCGGATGGTGTGGTGAACCTTGCCGGTGAGCCGATCGCCGAGCAGCGCTGGACCGCTGCCCACCTGAAGATTCTCGAGAACAGTCGACTGGAGACCACGCGCCTGTTGGTGGAGGCGATGGCGGATCTGAAGACGCCACCTCAGGTGCTGGTGAATGCCTCCGCCATCGGGTTTTACGGCACCAGTCGCGAGGCCTGTTTCCAGGAGTCCAGTGCCGCCGGTTCCGATTTCCTGGCCTCGTTGTGTGAACGCTGGGAATCCGCGGCAGCAGCGGTTCCAACCGGCACCCGCCTGGTGACCGTGCGGATCGGCATCGTGATTGCCGCCGGTGGTGGTGCGCTGGGCAAGATGCTGCCGGTGTTCCGCGCCGGCTTTGGCGGACCCATCGGTTCGGGGCAGCAGTGGATGAGCTGGATCCATCGCAGTGATCTCTGCGCCCTGATTCAGCGCGGTCTGGAGGATCCGACTTGGACCGGTGTGGTGAATGGTGTCGCCCCTCAGCCGGTGTCGATGAATGAGTTCGCGCGGGAGCTGGGCCGCAGCCTGGGGCGTCCCAGCCTGTTGCCTGTGCCCGGTCCGGTGCTGCAGGTGCTGTTGGGGGATGGCGCCAAGGTGGTGCTGGAGGGTCAGCAGGTGCAATCGGAGCGGCTGGACAGCCTTGGGTTCAGCTTCCGCTATCCCGATCTGTCTTCAGCACTCGCCGCTGCCACCAGCTGA
- a CDS encoding phospholipid carrier-dependent glycosyltransferase, which translates to MNRRWRFWFWVVVIWLLATAVDRLWWTQQSGVPAWDQADYLNSALDHGRALGLLPGGDWNGWLALLDLSPKIPPLASLVNGTVMAISGDAPANAAWSLSLWHGLLLLAVAGWGLRLRGEGLALLACLLTALAPALLDLRTDYVLEMPLAAVVTLALWRMSVWCDPRTGGRWGQVVWATVVALAAVLVKQSALLALAPAGGWAAWIALRRRGAWLRQALVLPLLASGLILPWLRHNWITSLGGTNRAVFESAAREGDPGLLSLESWLWYPRLLPEQLGVVLLVVGVSGLILWCAQRSRTAGDDGWCWRWLVINLLAAWLLTSLSPNKGDRYIAPLLPALLLLLSRGWWQWGLWLQQWRSRWTTPILGLGLLACVPAGWTLQLERLQDRPRGPLQALVQAAGGADPAVEPRTLIVVPSTPDLNQHNVSYYGRRGGGRLVGRQLGGSRRDRTPVLARAEWVVLAEGDQGSVRKAARKLDRAVRSSGVFEEVQRFPRPKDGSYSLWRRRSDRPVSVGFADAFPALAQGLAAGPAGLDPVFSAVAVEHMLDGHFSYRQQVDRQARQHLAADPDHAQARWSLALLAVLANRPAAAAEQFAVLQRLQPQSPWPAAYRSVVLLAGWMPWSASAVADQAMFEQNNPVLMALADLSGVLGGAVWRLPSAISSVPKAVEMVEGALSQPQDSN; encoded by the coding sequence GTGAACCGGCGCTGGCGGTTTTGGTTTTGGGTGGTCGTGATCTGGCTGCTGGCCACGGCGGTGGATCGTCTGTGGTGGACGCAGCAGTCCGGAGTTCCCGCCTGGGATCAGGCGGACTACCTCAACAGTGCCCTCGACCATGGCCGGGCCCTGGGATTGCTGCCCGGTGGCGATTGGAACGGTTGGTTAGCGCTGCTGGATCTCTCCCCCAAGATTCCACCGCTCGCCTCTCTGGTGAATGGCACCGTGATGGCCATCAGCGGTGATGCTCCGGCGAATGCCGCCTGGAGCCTCAGCCTCTGGCATGGGTTGCTGTTGCTGGCCGTGGCCGGTTGGGGGCTACGGCTTCGTGGTGAAGGCCTGGCGCTGCTCGCTTGTCTGTTGACGGCCCTGGCTCCGGCGCTGTTGGATCTGCGGACGGACTACGTGCTGGAAATGCCGCTGGCGGCGGTGGTCACCCTGGCTCTGTGGAGGATGTCCGTCTGGTGTGACCCCAGGACCGGTGGACGTTGGGGACAGGTTGTTTGGGCAACCGTCGTTGCGCTGGCAGCAGTGCTGGTGAAGCAGAGCGCCCTGCTGGCGCTGGCACCGGCGGGGGGCTGGGCTGCCTGGATTGCCCTGCGTCGCCGGGGAGCCTGGTTGAGACAAGCTCTGGTGCTGCCGTTGCTCGCGTCAGGCCTAATTCTGCCTTGGCTCAGGCACAACTGGATCACAAGCCTGGGGGGCACGAACCGCGCGGTGTTCGAGTCCGCCGCCCGTGAAGGAGATCCCGGCCTGCTGAGCTTGGAAAGTTGGTTGTGGTATCCGCGGCTGTTGCCGGAGCAGCTGGGGGTTGTGTTGCTGGTGGTGGGAGTCTCCGGTCTGATTCTCTGGTGCGCTCAGCGGTCCAGGACGGCTGGTGATGACGGCTGGTGCTGGCGCTGGCTGGTGATCAACCTGCTGGCGGCCTGGCTGCTCACCAGCCTGAGTCCGAATAAAGGCGACCGCTACATCGCCCCTCTGCTGCCGGCGTTGTTGCTGCTGCTCAGCCGCGGTTGGTGGCAGTGGGGCCTCTGGTTGCAGCAGTGGCGTTCTCGCTGGACCACCCCAATCCTGGGGTTGGGGCTTCTGGCCTGTGTTCCAGCGGGTTGGACCCTGCAACTGGAGCGCTTGCAGGATCGGCCGCGGGGGCCGCTGCAGGCCCTGGTGCAGGCTGCCGGTGGTGCCGATCCCGCGGTGGAGCCCCGCACTCTGATCGTGGTGCCCAGCACACCGGATCTCAACCAGCACAACGTCAGCTATTACGGCCGTCGGGGTGGCGGTCGGTTGGTCGGTCGTCAGCTGGGGGGCAGCCGCCGGGATCGGACCCCTGTGTTGGCCCGGGCGGAGTGGGTGGTGCTGGCCGAGGGGGATCAGGGATCAGTTCGCAAGGCAGCGCGCAAGCTCGACCGTGCCGTTCGCAGCAGCGGGGTGTTTGAGGAAGTGCAGCGCTTCCCGCGTCCGAAGGATGGCAGCTATTCCCTCTGGCGGCGCCGCTCGGACCGACCGGTATCGGTGGGTTTCGCCGACGCGTTTCCCGCCCTGGCGCAGGGCTTGGCGGCGGGGCCCGCCGGCCTGGATCCGGTGTTTTCCGCTGTGGCGGTGGAGCACATGCTGGATGGCCATTTCAGCTACCGCCAGCAGGTGGACCGTCAGGCGCGGCAGCATCTCGCCGCAGACCCTGACCATGCGCAGGCTCGCTGGAGCCTGGCGCTGCTGGCGGTGCTGGCCAACCGCCCGGCTGCCGCTGCTGAACAATTCGCTGTGTTGCAGAGGCTGCAGCCACAGAGTCCCTGGCCTGCGGCGTATCGCAGCGTGGTGCTCCTCGCAGGCTGGATGCCCTGGTCGGCATCGGCCGTGGCAGATCAGGCCATGTTCGAGCAGAACAATCCCGTTCTGATGGCGCTGGCCGATCTGAGTGGTGTTCTCGGGGGTGCCGTCTGGCGTTTGCCCTCAGCCATCAGCAGCGTGCCCAAGGCGGTGGAGATGGTGGAGGGCGCCTTGAGTCAGCCGCAGGATTCCAACTGA